A stretch of DNA from Longimicrobiaceae bacterium:
CTGAGGACGCCCTAGGTAATTCGTAATTCGTAATTCTTCGTAATTCGTCGTATGGAGCATCAGCTCCGAAACTGCTCGACCACCGCTGCCATGTCCCGCTCGCCGTGGCCAGCCTCAGCGCCGCGCTCCATCACCCGCTGGGCGGCTGGCGCAGTCTCGAGCTCGACACCCACCCGACGCGCCTCGCCGGCCGCGTAGCGCAGGTCCTTCGCCATCAGCTTGAGCGCGAAACGCGGATCGTAGTCGCGGGTCGCCATGCGCTCACCCACCTGCTTGATGATCGGGCTCGCGCACGCGCCGTTCAGTAGCATGTTGATCGCGCGCTCCCGGTCGAGGCCGGCTCGCTCCACCATGGCGAAGGCTTCGGCCATGGAGGCCACCTGCACACCGCACAGGAAGTTGTTGACCAGCTTCAGCGTCGCTCCGCTGCCCGCTGGACCGACGTACAGGATCTCCCGCGCCATCGGCTCGAGCACCGGTCGCACTCTCTCCAGCACCTGCGTCTCACCCCCGACCAGGAAGAGCAGCTGTCCCCCGGCCGCCTGGTCGCGACTGCCGGTGACCGGCGCATCGAGAACCTCCACCTGACGGCTCGCCGCCGCCGACCGCAGCTCGCGCAACCACTCGAGCGACACCGTGCTCGATTCGACCGCCACCGAGCCCGGCGACATTGCCGCCAGCGCCCCGTTCTCGCCGAGCCACACTGCCCGCGCCGCGACGTCGTCGGAGACCATGCTGACCACCACCTCCGCCCCCTCCGCCGCCTCCGCCGGTGTGGCGGCGACCCGGGCCCCTTCCCGCCCCAGCTCCTCCGCCTTGCCTCGGCTCCGGTTATAGACGACGGGCTCGTAACCGGCACGCAAAAGGTTCCGTGCCATTCCGGAACCCATGATGCCGAGCCCGAGAATGGCTACCTTTGTCTCGCGCATCATTCACCCCTGGTTCAGTTTCTGACCTCTGTCTCCCGATGGTCTCCCGATCCGAAGTTGCCATTGTAGATCGCGACCGCCCCGAGTGCCAGGCAACCGACTCGCGCGGCACGCCCCGCCCCGTCGCCCATCGCATCAACGCCGTCAGCTTAGGTCCGGTAGATCAAAGGCGCGCCTCCGATATTGGATCGTTCGATCTATAAACGGACGAGTCGAAGCCCCTGCGGATAT
This window harbors:
- a CDS encoding NAD(P)-dependent oxidoreductase; this encodes MMRETKVAILGLGIMGSGMARNLLRAGYEPVVYNRSRGKAEELGREGARVAATPAEAAEGAEVVVSMVSDDVAARAVWLGENGALAAMSPGSVAVESSTVSLEWLRELRSAAASRQVEVLDAPVTGSRDQAAGGQLLFLVGGETQVLERVRPVLEPMAREILYVGPAGSGATLKLVNNFLCGVQVASMAEAFAMVERAGLDRERAINMLLNGACASPIIKQVGERMATRDYDPRFALKLMAKDLRYAAGEARRVGVELETAPAAQRVMERGAEAGHGERDMAAVVEQFRS